One part of the Mariniflexile litorale genome encodes these proteins:
- a CDS encoding undecaprenyl-phosphate glucose phosphotransferase yields the protein MNTSNNKLIPALSILDNFIVAISSYLLISYYSNSIIQKMSFIFIILFIWNLIAINLKLYKTYFYNNFKGKLKSLLKVFILFSGFVFTLGIFLNTQLNFNILIVTFLCVCFTLKIISNYLVIKYARYFRKKGFNLKRSIVVGNGDNIFKLLNYFKDNLDAGYQVIGFIDPNNSKNKNSKNFEDLEKFIIDNPNLDEVIVALPNESSREIKQTIEVCNYHGIRAKYIPDYSFLDDLKSNVEVEMYNDIPVINLRQNSLDKQVYLIYKRIFDVLFSFVVLFLLSPLFIIVAILIKMDSKGPVLYKPIRIGRNGREFEMYKFRSMKENDSVRGGKSSTKLNDSRITKMGAIIRKTSIDELPQFLNVFLGQMSVVGPRPHRGYLNKELQNQVKNYMLRHYLKPGITGWAQVNGWRGPTDTIEQKTNRTIFDLYYVENWSFWFDIQIIWLTIFGKKTHNSAF from the coding sequence ATGAATACATCGAATAATAAATTAATACCGGCATTGAGTATTTTAGATAATTTCATAGTAGCAATTAGTTCTTATTTGTTAATTAGTTACTATTCAAATTCAATAATCCAAAAAATGTCTTTTATTTTTATTATACTTTTTATTTGGAATTTAATTGCTATTAATCTCAAGTTATACAAAACATATTTCTATAATAATTTTAAAGGGAAACTAAAATCCTTGTTAAAGGTATTTATACTGTTTTCTGGATTTGTTTTTACATTAGGAATTTTTCTAAATACACAACTCAATTTTAACATATTAATAGTAACCTTTTTATGTGTGTGTTTTACGTTAAAAATAATTTCAAATTATTTAGTAATAAAATATGCTCGATATTTTCGAAAAAAAGGTTTTAATCTTAAAAGATCAATAGTTGTTGGAAATGGAGATAATATTTTTAAACTCTTGAATTACTTCAAAGACAACTTAGATGCAGGTTATCAAGTGATTGGATTTATCGATCCTAACAATTCAAAAAATAAAAATTCAAAAAATTTTGAAGATCTAGAAAAATTTATAATTGATAATCCTAATTTGGATGAAGTTATAGTAGCACTACCCAATGAGTCTAGTAGAGAAATAAAACAGACCATTGAAGTATGCAATTATCATGGTATAAGAGCAAAATATATTCCAGATTATTCTTTCTTAGATGATCTTAAAAGCAATGTTGAGGTTGAAATGTATAATGACATTCCTGTAATTAATTTACGCCAAAACTCACTTGATAAGCAGGTTTATTTAATCTATAAACGAATATTTGATGTTTTGTTTTCATTTGTAGTTTTATTTTTATTAAGCCCTCTCTTTATTATTGTTGCAATTTTAATTAAAATGGATTCTAAAGGGCCTGTATTGTACAAACCAATCAGAATAGGAAGAAATGGTAGAGAGTTTGAAATGTATAAGTTTCGTAGTATGAAAGAAAACGATTCGGTTCGTGGGGGTAAAAGTAGTACTAAATTGAATGATTCAAGAATTACTAAAATGGGGGCTATAATTAGAAAAACGAGTATAGATGAATTGCCTCAATTTCTAAATGTTTTTTTAGGACAAATGAGTGTTGTGGGACCGAGACCCCACAGAGGATATTTAAACAAAGAATTGCAAAATCAAGTAAAAAATTACATGTTACGGCATTATTTAAAACCAGGTATAACTGGTTGGGCTCAAGTTAATGGTTGGAGGGGGCCAACAGATACTATCGAACAAAAAACCAATAGAACTATATTCGATTTATATTATGTCGAAAATTGGTCATTTTGGTTTGATATTCAAATTATTTGGCTTACCATTTTTGGTAAGAAAACACATAACTCCGCCTTTTAA
- a CDS encoding CopG family transcriptional regulator, with product MARQSISFTKPNDEWLKTQVDKKEYSSKSELINDLIRQARKQQVEINWIRAKLEKAENSGFTSESKNEILALSKSLLND from the coding sequence ATGGCAAGACAAAGTATATCATTCACAAAGCCAAACGATGAATGGCTAAAAACTCAAGTGGATAAAAAAGAGTATTCAAGTAAGAGTGAACTAATAAATGACTTAATTAGACAAGCCCGAAAACAACAAGTTGAAATTAACTGGATTCGCGCTAAATTGGAGAAAGCCGAAAATAGCGGGTTTACAAGTGAAAGTAAAAATGAAATTTTAGCTCTATCAAAGTCTTTACTTAATGACTAA
- a CDS encoding type II toxin-antitoxin system RelE/ParE family toxin, whose protein sequence is MTKYRLSNEAKNDLIRIHHYGVKKFGITQADKYFESFFKYFEIITQRPFSFESVDYIKKDYRRCVCEVDSIYFKVNEDIVEIMAIVGRQDLNEKL, encoded by the coding sequence ATGACTAAATATAGATTAAGCAATGAAGCTAAAAATGACTTGATACGGATTCATCATTACGGTGTGAAAAAATTTGGAATAACTCAAGCGGACAAATACTTTGAATCATTTTTTAAATATTTTGAAATTATTACCCAAAGACCCTTTTCATTTGAATCGGTTGACTATATTAAAAAAGACTACAGACGTTGTGTTTGTGAAGTTGATAGCATTTATTTTAAAGTAAATGAGGATATTGTAGAAATAATGGCAATTGTCGGAAGACAGGATTTGAATGAAAAACTGTAA
- a CDS encoding helix-turn-helix domain-containing protein: MKISPIRNEKDYQKALGRLEDIFDAKKGTEEGDELEILSILIDRYENENFPIGMPDPIEAIKFRMEQMGMNQKDLAEVVGFKSRVSEILNKKRKLTLSMIRKLNTNLHIPTEVLVQDY; the protein is encoded by the coding sequence ATGAAAATATCACCGATTAGAAACGAAAAAGACTATCAAAAAGCACTCGGAAGACTTGAGGATATTTTTGATGCAAAAAAAGGAACGGAAGAAGGTGACGAATTGGAAATCCTTTCAATCTTGATTGACCGATACGAAAATGAAAATTTTCCAATCGGAATGCCCGATCCAATCGAGGCTATTAAGTTCCGAATGGAACAAATGGGAATGAATCAAAAAGATTTAGCAGAAGTTGTTGGATTTAAAAGTAGAGTAAGTGAAATACTAAATAAAAAACGAAAACTGACTTTATCTATGATTAGAAAACTGAACACTAATCTACATATACCAACTGAAGTTTTAGTTCAAGATTATTAA
- a CDS encoding polysaccharide biosynthesis tyrosine autokinase yields the protein MNNKSQLDLNSKEEYFDLKERLSKFIIFWPWFLISVLITTIGAYLYLSFTAPVFNTQAKVKILDNKEAPEFSLDVNKLFNKSSINVENEIALLKSYRLLEQVIKKMNLNIAYYDSNTLATKQIYNPPFNLIYISPSKNIEEPLKYSLQILKSGYKITNTLSEKELITDSFWYNGKKEDFPFIISPVENHDLSLNHDAYFDVKIISVEDATFNLIESIEVESDGKDSDILKLMLRSTNSMYAKSVLNTLIDIYKQDGIIDRQEVSKRTIAFVDERFDYLMEELDSIERAKKNYKQENSLSFIEVDANETLQKRSFKDEALFNIETQLLLTNELLTSIKNEEDFKLLPANIGLTSETINQLVEKYNVVVLEYNKIKESAGKNNPSLKNLKSTLVDLKLNVNKSIKDYSIQLETTLKHNEKAQQAAVGMFKTLPQKEKVLRNIDRQQNLKESLYLLLLQKREEASINLAVTVSNLKVIDYGITNSTPVFPKRKIIYLVAIIVGMLIPFVILYIRMQLNTKIFINKDVETLNSAVPVLVELPIITEQDKKAENSQLAEAFRTLVHNIKFIILKKEKDLGNVIFVTSAIKGEGKTLVSFNLASSFSQLNKKVLLMGVDFRNPQLHNFIGKTKKDKGLSNYLIDDSICWQSLVEKVTIKSNHFDILLAGEIPPNPTLLLSSKRLELLVEELKKTYDYIIFDTAPTLLVSDTLIISKLADGLLYIVRSDYTEKNLITYSSKLFEEQGIENVGYVVNAVNYKKSHGYGYGYNYGYGYGYSATSKNKKKFNIF from the coding sequence ATGAACAACAAGAGTCAACTTGATTTAAATAGTAAAGAAGAATATTTTGATTTAAAAGAACGATTGAGCAAATTTATAATTTTTTGGCCTTGGTTTTTAATTTCTGTTTTAATCACAACGATAGGTGCTTATTTATATCTCAGTTTTACAGCTCCGGTTTTCAATACTCAAGCAAAAGTGAAAATATTAGATAATAAAGAAGCTCCAGAATTTTCATTAGATGTTAATAAGCTTTTTAATAAATCTAGCATCAATGTTGAAAATGAAATTGCACTTTTAAAATCCTATCGTTTATTAGAGCAGGTTATTAAAAAAATGAATCTGAATATAGCTTATTATGATTCTAATACCTTGGCAACAAAGCAAATTTACAATCCCCCCTTTAATTTAATATACATTTCTCCTAGTAAGAATATTGAAGAGCCCTTAAAATACAGCCTCCAGATTTTGAAGTCTGGATATAAAATAACAAATACTTTAAGTGAAAAAGAGTTAATAACAGACAGTTTTTGGTATAATGGCAAAAAAGAAGATTTTCCTTTTATAATTTCTCCTGTCGAAAATCATGACTTAAGCTTAAATCATGACGCTTATTTTGATGTCAAAATAATTAGTGTTGAAGATGCTACTTTTAATTTAATAGAATCAATAGAAGTAGAATCAGACGGTAAGGATAGTGATATTTTAAAATTAATGTTACGAAGTACTAATAGCATGTATGCTAAGTCTGTTTTAAATACTCTTATCGATATATATAAACAAGACGGTATTATTGATAGACAAGAAGTTTCAAAACGTACAATTGCCTTTGTTGATGAGCGATTTGATTATTTAATGGAAGAGTTAGATTCTATAGAACGAGCTAAGAAGAATTATAAACAAGAAAATAGCTTAAGTTTTATTGAAGTTGATGCCAATGAAACACTTCAAAAAAGATCATTCAAGGATGAAGCATTATTTAATATTGAAACACAGTTGTTATTGACTAATGAGTTATTAACTAGTATAAAAAATGAAGAAGATTTTAAACTTTTACCAGCTAACATAGGTTTAACGAGTGAAACTATTAATCAACTAGTCGAGAAATACAACGTGGTAGTGTTGGAATATAACAAAATAAAAGAAAGTGCAGGAAAGAATAATCCAAGTTTGAAGAACTTAAAATCAACATTAGTTGATCTAAAATTAAATGTAAATAAATCTATAAAAGATTATTCAATTCAATTAGAAACTACACTCAAACACAATGAAAAGGCTCAACAAGCTGCCGTAGGAATGTTTAAAACACTACCACAAAAGGAAAAGGTGTTAAGAAATATTGACCGTCAACAGAATTTAAAAGAAAGCTTGTATTTACTGTTATTGCAAAAAAGAGAAGAAGCATCTATTAATTTAGCAGTAACGGTATCTAATCTAAAAGTTATAGATTATGGTATTACCAATTCAACACCAGTATTTCCAAAAAGAAAAATTATTTATCTGGTAGCTATAATTGTAGGTATGCTAATACCATTTGTGATTTTATACATAAGAATGCAATTGAATACTAAAATTTTTATAAACAAGGATGTTGAAACGCTAAATAGTGCAGTGCCTGTTTTGGTGGAACTTCCTATAATAACAGAACAAGACAAAAAAGCAGAAAACAGTCAACTGGCTGAGGCTTTTAGAACGTTAGTCCATAATATTAAGTTTATAATACTTAAAAAAGAAAAAGATTTAGGAAATGTGATTTTTGTAACCTCCGCCATAAAAGGAGAAGGTAAAACATTGGTGTCTTTTAATTTAGCAAGTAGCTTTTCGCAATTAAATAAAAAAGTCTTACTTATGGGAGTAGATTTTAGAAATCCTCAATTACATAATTTTATTGGGAAAACAAAAAAAGACAAGGGCTTATCAAACTATTTAATTGATGATTCTATTTGCTGGCAATCTTTAGTAGAAAAGGTTACAATAAAGTCTAATCATTTTGATATCCTCTTAGCAGGTGAAATACCTCCAAATCCTACATTACTTCTATCTAGTAAACGCTTAGAATTACTTGTTGAAGAATTAAAAAAAACATATGATTATATCATCTTTGATACTGCACCGACTCTATTGGTGTCCGACACTTTAATTATTTCCAAATTAGCCGACGGGCTACTCTATATTGTTCGATCTGATTATACGGAAAAGAATCTAATAACTTATTCTTCAAAACTTTTTGAAGAACAAGGTATTGAAAATGTAGGTTATGTAGTTAATGCAGTTAATTATAAAAAATCTCACGGATATGGTTATGGATACAATTACGGCTATGGATATGGGTACAGTGCCACGTCTAAAAACAAAAAAAAGTTTAATATATTTTAA
- the ltrA gene encoding group II intron reverse transcriptase/maturase, producing MIEQVLSATNLYKATRQVERNKGANGVDGMKTTALSAYILENRSLILSTIRTNSYVPNSILGVTIPKGPGKTRLLGIPTVVDRWLQQAVSQQLMVHFEYDFEPVSYGFRPQKNIQKAVLQAQGYINDGYQDIVDIDLQGFFDEVDHCILLQLIYRKVKCPTTLRLIRKWLRAPILIDGTLKKRRKGIPQGSPISPLLSNIMLDVLDKEMKSMGLRYVRYADDFSVYAKSKSEAKTIGNKLFIFLRDRLKLPINKAKSGIRRPVNFELLGHGFVPVYKKGIKGQYALVVTKKGWAKFKRNLKSITKKTKPMSLFERLDRLNQVCRGWMNNYRLTNIYAKVKKLDEWLRNRLRYCIWHDWKKLERKRKNLIRLGIEIGQAYAWSRTRMGGWAVAQSPILKTTITVSRLKRKGYKPLLDYINNTQTSIW from the coding sequence ATGATTGAACAGGTATTATCAGCAACAAACCTTTATAAAGCAACACGCCAAGTGGAGCGCAATAAAGGAGCGAACGGCGTAGATGGTATGAAAACAACGGCACTTTCGGCATACATATTGGAAAACCGTTCGCTTATATTATCTACAATTCGCACAAATAGCTATGTGCCAAATTCAATTTTAGGAGTAACCATTCCAAAAGGACCGGGTAAAACCCGATTATTAGGAATACCAACAGTAGTAGATAGGTGGCTACAACAGGCGGTAAGTCAACAATTAATGGTTCATTTTGAATATGATTTTGAACCTGTTAGTTATGGATTTCGCCCACAAAAGAACATCCAAAAAGCAGTATTACAAGCACAAGGCTACATCAATGATGGTTACCAAGATATTGTAGATATTGATTTACAAGGGTTCTTTGATGAAGTAGACCACTGTATCTTACTTCAACTTATTTACCGCAAAGTAAAATGTCCAACCACCTTGCGATTAATCCGAAAATGGTTAAGAGCGCCCATCTTAATAGATGGAACACTCAAAAAGCGCAGAAAAGGGATCCCTCAAGGTAGTCCCATTAGTCCCTTATTATCTAACATTATGTTAGATGTTTTGGACAAAGAAATGAAAAGCATGGGCTTGCGCTATGTTCGCTACGCAGACGACTTTAGTGTTTACGCAAAAAGTAAAAGCGAGGCAAAAACTATAGGAAATAAACTGTTTATCTTTTTAAGAGATAGACTTAAACTACCTATAAATAAAGCCAAAAGCGGCATTCGCAGACCTGTAAACTTTGAGTTACTTGGGCATGGATTTGTACCCGTTTATAAAAAGGGTATAAAAGGACAATATGCACTAGTGGTAACCAAGAAAGGTTGGGCAAAGTTTAAACGTAACTTGAAAAGTATCACCAAGAAAACCAAACCCATGTCGTTATTCGAACGTCTGGATCGGCTTAATCAAGTCTGTCGAGGCTGGATGAATAATTACCGCTTAACTAACATCTATGCAAAAGTTAAAAAGCTAGATGAATGGTTAAGAAATCGGTTACGCTATTGTATTTGGCACGATTGGAAAAAGCTAGAGAGGAAACGTAAAAATCTCATTCGATTAGGTATAGAAATCGGACAAGCCTATGCTTGGAGTCGCACCAGAATGGGAGGTTGGGCAGTCGCTCAAAGTCCTATTTTAAAGACGACTATTACAGTTTCTAGGCTTAAACGAAAAGGGTATAAACCTTTGTTAGATTACATTAATAATACGCAAACTTCAATTTGGTGA
- a CDS encoding IS1182 family transposase → MDDAIAQNNEVRLIDLFVDSFKLTDFGFDFDFVENGRPAYHPSDLLKLFIYGYLNRIRSSRVLEKESQRNIELMWLLKRLVPDHNTIANFRKDNTKPIAKVFRATVKMASHFELIGGTLVAGDSTKLRAQNSKKNNFNPAKIDRHIAYIDARLEEYALALSKQDGDTNNKKVITKKISKHRLQKQKYIAYQNIIDSTGVTQISTSDPDSRQIMTRNNISEVAYTVQTIVDARHNIPIDFKVTNQNDSKAMGGMLRRTKTILRTNNFTALFDKGYHTGSEFKAADQLGIKTLVAIPSIGRASQAPDTNYNSEHFAYCKENDTYTCPQGNILKSNGSTYKGNNYTFKQYKTKKCKNCPVRDLCTTAKANGKVIQRSEYQHYIEQNAIRMKQDPKAYKKRQAIVEHPYGVIKRQWGFYYIMTKKTIEHASADVGLIFSAYNLRRIFNLIDHNSLKEYLKRLFLIFYTYRTVFKAFCQTYINSKNQNIYHKKYYMVT, encoded by the coding sequence ATAGATGATGCCATTGCCCAAAACAATGAGGTTAGGCTCATAGACCTTTTTGTAGACAGCTTTAAACTCACTGATTTTGGATTCGATTTCGATTTTGTCGAAAATGGAAGACCAGCTTACCATCCTTCGGATCTGCTCAAACTATTCATTTACGGATACCTTAATCGCATTCGCTCCTCACGAGTCCTCGAGAAAGAATCTCAACGCAATATTGAGCTTATGTGGCTCTTAAAAAGACTTGTCCCTGATCATAATACTATTGCTAATTTTCGCAAGGACAATACTAAGCCCATTGCTAAGGTTTTTCGTGCCACAGTAAAAATGGCCTCCCACTTTGAGCTTATTGGTGGCACATTGGTCGCTGGAGACAGCACAAAACTTAGAGCACAAAATTCCAAGAAAAACAACTTTAACCCTGCAAAAATAGATCGTCACATTGCATACATTGATGCGCGATTAGAAGAATACGCCTTGGCTTTGTCTAAACAAGATGGAGATACTAATAACAAAAAAGTCATAACTAAAAAGATTAGCAAACACCGTTTACAAAAACAAAAATACATCGCATATCAAAATATCATAGACTCCACTGGAGTAACCCAAATATCGACTTCCGATCCTGATAGTCGTCAAATCATGACCCGAAACAACATCTCGGAAGTAGCCTATACCGTGCAAACAATTGTTGATGCCCGCCATAACATCCCGATTGATTTTAAAGTGACCAACCAAAACGATTCCAAGGCCATGGGAGGCATGCTGCGCAGAACAAAGACCATTTTAAGAACAAACAATTTTACGGCTCTTTTTGATAAAGGATATCACACTGGAAGTGAATTTAAAGCAGCTGATCAATTAGGTATTAAAACACTCGTAGCCATACCTAGTATAGGCAGGGCTTCACAAGCTCCGGACACAAACTACAACTCCGAACACTTTGCCTATTGCAAGGAAAACGACACCTACACATGTCCACAGGGAAATATCCTAAAAAGCAATGGCAGCACCTATAAAGGCAATAATTACACATTCAAGCAGTACAAGACCAAAAAATGTAAAAACTGTCCCGTTAGAGACCTGTGCACCACTGCCAAAGCCAATGGAAAAGTAATACAGCGCAGTGAATACCAACATTACATTGAGCAGAATGCCATAAGAATGAAACAAGATCCAAAGGCTTACAAAAAAAGACAGGCTATCGTAGAGCATCCTTATGGCGTAATAAAAAGACAATGGGGATTTTATTATATCATGACCAAGAAGACCATTGAACATGCCTCGGCAGATGTGGGTCTTATATTTTCTGCATATAACCTGCGTAGAATATTCAACTTAATTGACCACAATTCTCTAAAAGAGTACCTAAAAAGGCTGTTTTTGATTTTTTACACCTATAGGACTGTTTTTAAAGCCTTTTGCCAAACCTATATCAATTCCAAAAACCAAAATATTTACCACAAAAAATATTATATGGTAACTTAA
- a CDS encoding polysaccharide biosynthesis/export family protein, with protein sequence MKKNFIVVKLIIFIFFLNSCATKRDLLYLQDANNNKIDTIHYQSNPIQCNDILSVTIGASVPETSWVYNKQVLAFGGSTQNNLEILKLQGYLVNIDGYITLPILGNIHVVGKSINDLELELINILEKQGHLMDPSVSVRILNAKVTVLGEVKYPGTYSFTEQYITFPQALGYAGDLTINGKRNDLLLIREINGERHIIHIDLTNSEWMKGGNYIIRSNDIIIVNPNTAKIKSAGYVGNAGTLVSVASVVLSSIILLTR encoded by the coding sequence ATGAAGAAAAATTTTATAGTTGTCAAACTCATAATATTTATATTTTTTCTTAATTCTTGTGCTACAAAAAGGGATCTCCTTTATTTACAAGATGCTAACAATAATAAAATTGATACCATTCATTACCAAAGTAATCCTATACAGTGTAATGATATATTAAGTGTTACTATAGGTGCGTCTGTGCCAGAAACCAGTTGGGTATATAATAAACAGGTACTGGCATTTGGGGGCAGTACACAGAATAATTTGGAGATATTAAAACTGCAAGGTTATTTAGTGAATATTGATGGTTACATCACTCTCCCAATTTTAGGAAATATTCATGTTGTAGGTAAAAGTATTAATGATTTGGAACTGGAATTAATTAATATCTTGGAAAAGCAAGGGCATTTAATGGATCCGTCAGTTTCTGTCAGAATTCTAAACGCAAAAGTAACAGTTTTGGGAGAAGTGAAATATCCTGGTACTTATAGTTTTACAGAACAGTATATTACTTTTCCTCAAGCTTTAGGATACGCTGGAGATTTGACTATTAATGGCAAGCGTAATGATTTGTTATTAATACGAGAAATAAATGGAGAAAGACATATTATTCATATAGATCTTACTAATAGTGAATGGATGAAAGGAGGTAATTATATTATTAGATCAAATGATATAATAATTGTAAACCCTAATACTGCTAAAATAAAATCAGCTGGTTATGTAGGTAATGCCGGAACTTTAGTCAGTGTAGCTTCTGTAGTATTAAGCTCTATTATTCTTTTAACTCGTTAA